One segment of Synchiropus splendidus isolate RoL2022-P1 chromosome 4, RoL_Sspl_1.0, whole genome shotgun sequence DNA contains the following:
- the si:ch211-81a5.8 gene encoding uncharacterized protein si:ch211-81a5.8, which translates to MDSILSLSAPLKHFTYGCVSSKSSSAKNAAKSRASVRRSSFTRRRSISRRRSLPCSSQKVPDSWLRAYQAELKRERKRQQAIIAKKNAERSVRRSHFRRQHCLPRSTSAAAKKPAAAAKDESFFGAFQGLSLDGMMQGANASAAVAAPSAGGDPCKVM; encoded by the exons ATGGATTCCATCCTGTCACTGAGCGCTCCGCTGAAGCACTTCACTTACGGCTGCGTGTCTTCCAAAAGTTCCTCGGCCAAAAACGCTGCCAAATCTCGAGCGTCCGTCCGCAGGAGCAGCTTCACGCGACGGAGGAGCATCAGCAGAAGACGAAGTCTCCCGTGCAGCAGCCAGAAGGTTCCAGACTCATGGCTGCGAGCCTACCAGGCCGAGCTGAAGAGGGAGAG GAAGCGGCAGCAAGCGATAATAGCCAAGAAGAACGCGGAGAGGTCAGTGAGGAGGTCGCACTTCCGGAGACAACACTGTCTCCCCAGG AGCACCAGCGCCGCTGCCAAGAAGCCAGCAGCCGCCGCCAAGGACGAGTCCTTCTTTGGGGCCTTCCAGGGCCTCAGCCTTGATGGGATGATGCAAGGCGCCAACGCAtcagctgctgttgctgcaccCAGCGCTGGAGGCGACccatgcaaagtcatgtga
- the dnajc8 gene encoding dnaJ homolog subfamily C member 8 isoform X1 gives MNPFVAYTITTTSKKILVSRHNETKSRRASVDHSFALAAQTRAESASRFTSGPSLGDVTHIQLKMAAAGGESSSHSVSDELFQNFYSEVKQIEKRDSVLTSKQQIDRLLRPGSSYFNLNPFEVLQIDPEATNDELKKRFRALSILVHPDKNQDDAERAQKAFEAVDKAYKLLLDPEQKGRALDVINAGKEYVEHMIKEKRKQLKKEGKPQYVEEDDPEVFKQAVYKQTMKLFAELAIKRKERETKEMHERKRAREEEIEAAEKAKRDREWQKNFEETRDGRVDSWRNFQAKGKSKEKKNRSFLKPPKVKMEQRE, from the exons ATGAATCCGTTCGTCGCTTATACGATCACGACCACTTCAAAAAAAATTTTAGTATCGCGTCATAACGAAACAAAAAGTCGTCGAGCTTCAGTCGATCATTCGTTTGCATTGGCTGCGCAAACGCGTGCGGAAAGTGCGTCTAGGTTTACAAGCGGCCCGTCACTGGGTGACGTCACACATATCCAGCTAAAGATGGCGGCCGCCGGAGGAGAGTCTTCCTCTCACAGTGTGTCGGATGAATTATTCCAAAACTTCTACTCCGAG GTGAAGCAAATTGAGAAAAGAGACTCTGTGTTGACCTCTAAGCAGCAGATCGATAGGCTGCTGCGGCCAGGATCCTCCTACTTCAACCTGAACCCATTTGAG GTGCTGCAAATTGATCCAGAGGCCACAAATGATGAACTGAAGAAACGATTCAGAGCA TTATCCATTTTGGTTCATCCAGACAAGAATCAAGATGACGCAGAAAGAGCACAGAAAGCATTTGAAG CTGTTGATAAAGCGTACAAACTTCTGCTGGATCCAGAGCAGAAGGGAAGAGCCTTAGATGTGATCAATGCTGGGAAAGAATATGTTGAGCATATG AtaaaggagaaaagaaaacagctgaAGAAGGAGGGCAAACCACAGtatgtggaggaggatgatccagaaGTT TTCAAACAGGCCGTGTACAAACAGACCATGAAGCTTTTTGCCGAGCTGGCGATCAAGAGAAAGGAAAGAGAAACTAAGGAAATGCACGAAAG GAAAAGAGCGAGAGAAGAGGAGATCGAAGCAGCAGAGAAAGCAAAGCGAGATCGAGAATGGCAGAAAAACTTTGAG GAAACGAGAGACGGCCGTGTGGACAGTTGGAGGAACTTCCAGGCGAAAGGAAAGAGCAAGGAGAAGAAGAACCGCTCCTTCCTCAAACCCCCCAAAGTAAAGATGGAGCAAAGGGAGTGA
- the clk2a gene encoding dual specificity protein kinase CLK2 isoform X3, producing MQCIDHRRGGSHVALKIIKNVEKYKEAARLEINVLEKINEKDPDNKFLCVMMYDWFDYHGHMCISFELLALSTFDFLKENNYLPYSICQVRHMAYQICLAVKFLHDNKLTHTDLKPENILFVNSDFTMSYNVEKKREERTIKNTAIRVVDFGSATFDHEHHSTIVSTRHYRAPEVILELGWSHPCDVWSIGCILFEYYLGFTLFQTHDNREHLAMMERIMGPVPSRMIRKTRKQKYFYRGRLDWDESSSAGKYVRENCKPLRRYLLSEAEEHHQLFDLIESMLEYEPSKRLALADSLTHPFFESSGYGEATSSKSWEGNRDISR from the exons ATGCAGTGCATTGATCACCGCAG GGGAGGATCTCATGTGGCTCTCAAAATTATCAAAAATGTAGAGAAGTACAAAGAAGCAGCCCGCCTGGAGATAAATGTCCTTGAGAAGATCAATGAGAAGGATCCTGACAATAAGTT CTTGTGTGTGATGATGTACGACTGGTTCGACTACCATGGTCACATGTGCATCTCCTTTGAGCTCCTTGCTCTCAGCACCTTTGACTTCCTGAAGGAGAACAACTACTTGCCCTATTCAATCTGTCAGGTCCGACACATGGCCTACCAGATCTGTCTGGCAGTCAAGT TTCTTCATGACAATAAATTGACTCACACCGACCTGAAGCCTGAAAACATCCTGTTTGTCAACTCAGACTTTACAATGTCTTACAACGtggagaag AAGAGGGAAGAGAGGACGATAAAGAACACAGCAATACGTGTGGTGGATTTTGGAAGTGCCACTTTTGACCATGAGCATCACAGCACAATCGTGTCCACGCGGCATTACCGAGCGCCGGAGGTCATCCTGG AGTTGGGCTGGAGTCATCCCTGTGATGTCTGGAGCATCGGCTGCATCCTGTTTGAGTATTACCTCGGCTTCACCTTGTTTCAG ACTCACGACAACCGAGAGCACCTGGCCATGATGGAGCGAATCATGGGCCCCGTCCCCTCCAGAATGATCCGGAAGACACG GAAGCAGAAATATTTCTACCGCGGCCGACTGGACTGGGACGAGAGTTCCTCAGCAGGAAAATATGTCCGAGAAAACTGCAAACCTCTAAGA AGATACCTGCTGTCTGAGGCGGAGGAACACCACCAGCTGTTTGACCTCATCGAAAGCATGTTGGAGTATGAGCCCTCAAAACGTCTTGCACtcgctgactctctgactcaccccTTCTTTGAGAGCAGCGGATATGGAGAAGCCACGAGCAGCAAGAGCTGGGAGGGGAATCGCGACATCAGTCGGTGA
- the dnajc8 gene encoding dnaJ homolog subfamily C member 8 isoform X2 — protein MLVKEGLSCRRPWLSSTRIEWKSVKQIEKRDSVLTSKQQIDRLLRPGSSYFNLNPFEVLQIDPEATNDELKKRFRALSILVHPDKNQDDAERAQKAFEAVDKAYKLLLDPEQKGRALDVINAGKEYVEHMIKEKRKQLKKEGKPQYVEEDDPEVFKQAVYKQTMKLFAELAIKRKERETKEMHERKRAREEEIEAAEKAKRDREWQKNFEETRDGRVDSWRNFQAKGKSKEKKNRSFLKPPKVKMEQRE, from the exons ATGCTGGTGAAGGAGGGTTTGTCGTGTCGCAGGCCCTGGCTCAGCTCCACCAGGATTGAATGGAAATCT GTGAAGCAAATTGAGAAAAGAGACTCTGTGTTGACCTCTAAGCAGCAGATCGATAGGCTGCTGCGGCCAGGATCCTCCTACTTCAACCTGAACCCATTTGAG GTGCTGCAAATTGATCCAGAGGCCACAAATGATGAACTGAAGAAACGATTCAGAGCA TTATCCATTTTGGTTCATCCAGACAAGAATCAAGATGACGCAGAAAGAGCACAGAAAGCATTTGAAG CTGTTGATAAAGCGTACAAACTTCTGCTGGATCCAGAGCAGAAGGGAAGAGCCTTAGATGTGATCAATGCTGGGAAAGAATATGTTGAGCATATG AtaaaggagaaaagaaaacagctgaAGAAGGAGGGCAAACCACAGtatgtggaggaggatgatccagaaGTT TTCAAACAGGCCGTGTACAAACAGACCATGAAGCTTTTTGCCGAGCTGGCGATCAAGAGAAAGGAAAGAGAAACTAAGGAAATGCACGAAAG GAAAAGAGCGAGAGAAGAGGAGATCGAAGCAGCAGAGAAAGCAAAGCGAGATCGAGAATGGCAGAAAAACTTTGAG GAAACGAGAGACGGCCGTGTGGACAGTTGGAGGAACTTCCAGGCGAAAGGAAAGAGCAAGGAGAAGAAGAACCGCTCCTTCCTCAAACCCCCCAAAGTAAAGATGGAGCAAAGGGAGTGA
- the clk2a gene encoding dual specificity protein kinase CLK2 isoform X2 — translation MPSNPFPNLTTRWSAVGQWKLLMCLHAVTLRAQGGVSSAGLNQNEQCGGNVSQAPASLHTLTKLTSREKLNWTAITDFLWDKHTGLAAKTMPHPRRYSSSNSRGSYHDRFRGRDRDRDRDRDRDRDRGRRHRHRRSPSFSSSSDRDRRRGRAHRQEESYVRSRSRSYDNRSMDHRPFDRRNCEGYRRMDQRSDLEREPQGAAESYYSRNFSPSMYDYRRGREREREHDESYRRKGSRRKHKRRRRRTRSYSQSSSRSNSRTRALSVRDDEEGHLICRSGDVLQERYEIVSTLGEGTFGRVMQCIDHRRGGSHVALKIIKNVEKYKEAARLEINVLEKINEKDPDNKFLCVMMYDWFDYHGHMCISFELLALSTFDFLKENNYLPYSICQVRHMAYQICLAVKFLHDNKLTHTDLKPENILFVNSDFTMSYNVEKREERTIKNTAIRVVDFGSATFDHEHHSTIVSTRHYRAPEVILELGWSHPCDVWSIGCILFEYYLGFTLFQTHDNREHLAMMERIMGPVPSRMIRKTRKQKYFYRGRLDWDESSSAGKYVRENCKPLRRYLLSEAEEHHQLFDLIESMLEYEPSKRLALADSLTHPFFESSGYGEATSSKSWEGNRDISR, via the exons ATGCCCAGCAATCCATTTCCCAACTTGACCACACGCTGGAGCGCAGTGGGTCAGTGGAAGCTGCTGATGTGTCTCCACGCAGTGACACTCCGGGCGCAGGGAGGCGTTAGCAGCGCCGGTCTGAACCAGAACGAGCAGTGCGGGGGAAACGTTAGCCAGGCGCCCGCAAGCTTACACACTTTAACCAAACTTACCAGTAGGGAGAAGCTGAACTGGACCGCAATCACGGATTTCTTGTGGGACAAGCACACTGGCCTCGCCGCTAAAACg ATGCCTCATCCCAGACGGTACTCGTCATCGAACAGCAGAGGCAGCTACCATGATCGTTTCAGAGGCAGGGAccgagacagagacagagatagagacagagACAGGGATCGAGGACgaagacacagacacagaagaTCGCcatccttctcctccagcagcgacAGAGATAGAAGACGGGGACGTGCTCACAGACAGGAGGAAAGCTATGTTCGATCAAGGAG TCGCAGCTATGACAATCGCTCAATGGACCACAGGCCTTTTGATCGACGGAACTGCGAGGGATACAGGCGCATGGATCAGAGATCCGACCTTGAGAGGGAGCCCCAGGGAGCGGCTGAAAGTTACTACTCACGCAACTTCTCTCCAAGTATGTACGACTACCGCAGAGGACGGGAGAGAGAGCGTGAACACGACGAGTCGTACCGACGGAAAGGCAGCAGGCGTAAGCACAAACGAAGGCGGCGTAGAACCAGGTCCTATAGCCAATCCTCATCG CGGAGCAACAGCCGGACGCGGGCACTGAGTGTGAGGGACGACGAGGAAGGGCACCTGATCTGTCGGAGCGGGGACGTCCTGCAAGAGAGAT ATGAGATTGTCAGCACTTTGGGAGAGGGGACATTTGGGAGGGTGATGCAGTGCATTGATCACCGCAG GGGAGGATCTCATGTGGCTCTCAAAATTATCAAAAATGTAGAGAAGTACAAAGAAGCAGCCCGCCTGGAGATAAATGTCCTTGAGAAGATCAATGAGAAGGATCCTGACAATAAGTT CTTGTGTGTGATGATGTACGACTGGTTCGACTACCATGGTCACATGTGCATCTCCTTTGAGCTCCTTGCTCTCAGCACCTTTGACTTCCTGAAGGAGAACAACTACTTGCCCTATTCAATCTGTCAGGTCCGACACATGGCCTACCAGATCTGTCTGGCAGTCAAGT TTCTTCATGACAATAAATTGACTCACACCGACCTGAAGCCTGAAAACATCCTGTTTGTCAACTCAGACTTTACAATGTCTTACAACGtggagaag AGGGAAGAGAGGACGATAAAGAACACAGCAATACGTGTGGTGGATTTTGGAAGTGCCACTTTTGACCATGAGCATCACAGCACAATCGTGTCCACGCGGCATTACCGAGCGCCGGAGGTCATCCTGG AGTTGGGCTGGAGTCATCCCTGTGATGTCTGGAGCATCGGCTGCATCCTGTTTGAGTATTACCTCGGCTTCACCTTGTTTCAG ACTCACGACAACCGAGAGCACCTGGCCATGATGGAGCGAATCATGGGCCCCGTCCCCTCCAGAATGATCCGGAAGACACG GAAGCAGAAATATTTCTACCGCGGCCGACTGGACTGGGACGAGAGTTCCTCAGCAGGAAAATATGTCCGAGAAAACTGCAAACCTCTAAGA AGATACCTGCTGTCTGAGGCGGAGGAACACCACCAGCTGTTTGACCTCATCGAAAGCATGTTGGAGTATGAGCCCTCAAAACGTCTTGCACtcgctgactctctgactcaccccTTCTTTGAGAGCAGCGGATATGGAGAAGCCACGAGCAGCAAGAGCTGGGAGGGGAATCGCGACATCAGTCGGTGA
- the clk2a gene encoding dual specificity protein kinase CLK2 isoform X1 gives MPSNPFPNLTTRWSAVGQWKLLMCLHAVTLRAQGGVSSAGLNQNEQCGGNVSQAPASLHTLTKLTSREKLNWTAITDFLWDKHTGLAAKTMPHPRRYSSSNSRGSYHDRFRGRDRDRDRDRDRDRDRGRRHRHRRSPSFSSSSDRDRRRGRAHRQEESYVRSRSRSYDNRSMDHRPFDRRNCEGYRRMDQRSDLEREPQGAAESYYSRNFSPSMYDYRRGREREREHDESYRRKGSRRKHKRRRRRTRSYSQSSSRSNSRTRALSVRDDEEGHLICRSGDVLQERYEIVSTLGEGTFGRVMQCIDHRRGGSHVALKIIKNVEKYKEAARLEINVLEKINEKDPDNKFLCVMMYDWFDYHGHMCISFELLALSTFDFLKENNYLPYSICQVRHMAYQICLAVKFLHDNKLTHTDLKPENILFVNSDFTMSYNVEKKREERTIKNTAIRVVDFGSATFDHEHHSTIVSTRHYRAPEVILELGWSHPCDVWSIGCILFEYYLGFTLFQTHDNREHLAMMERIMGPVPSRMIRKTRKQKYFYRGRLDWDESSSAGKYVRENCKPLRRYLLSEAEEHHQLFDLIESMLEYEPSKRLALADSLTHPFFESSGYGEATSSKSWEGNRDISR, from the exons ATGCCCAGCAATCCATTTCCCAACTTGACCACACGCTGGAGCGCAGTGGGTCAGTGGAAGCTGCTGATGTGTCTCCACGCAGTGACACTCCGGGCGCAGGGAGGCGTTAGCAGCGCCGGTCTGAACCAGAACGAGCAGTGCGGGGGAAACGTTAGCCAGGCGCCCGCAAGCTTACACACTTTAACCAAACTTACCAGTAGGGAGAAGCTGAACTGGACCGCAATCACGGATTTCTTGTGGGACAAGCACACTGGCCTCGCCGCTAAAACg ATGCCTCATCCCAGACGGTACTCGTCATCGAACAGCAGAGGCAGCTACCATGATCGTTTCAGAGGCAGGGAccgagacagagacagagatagagacagagACAGGGATCGAGGACgaagacacagacacagaagaTCGCcatccttctcctccagcagcgacAGAGATAGAAGACGGGGACGTGCTCACAGACAGGAGGAAAGCTATGTTCGATCAAGGAG TCGCAGCTATGACAATCGCTCAATGGACCACAGGCCTTTTGATCGACGGAACTGCGAGGGATACAGGCGCATGGATCAGAGATCCGACCTTGAGAGGGAGCCCCAGGGAGCGGCTGAAAGTTACTACTCACGCAACTTCTCTCCAAGTATGTACGACTACCGCAGAGGACGGGAGAGAGAGCGTGAACACGACGAGTCGTACCGACGGAAAGGCAGCAGGCGTAAGCACAAACGAAGGCGGCGTAGAACCAGGTCCTATAGCCAATCCTCATCG CGGAGCAACAGCCGGACGCGGGCACTGAGTGTGAGGGACGACGAGGAAGGGCACCTGATCTGTCGGAGCGGGGACGTCCTGCAAGAGAGAT ATGAGATTGTCAGCACTTTGGGAGAGGGGACATTTGGGAGGGTGATGCAGTGCATTGATCACCGCAG GGGAGGATCTCATGTGGCTCTCAAAATTATCAAAAATGTAGAGAAGTACAAAGAAGCAGCCCGCCTGGAGATAAATGTCCTTGAGAAGATCAATGAGAAGGATCCTGACAATAAGTT CTTGTGTGTGATGATGTACGACTGGTTCGACTACCATGGTCACATGTGCATCTCCTTTGAGCTCCTTGCTCTCAGCACCTTTGACTTCCTGAAGGAGAACAACTACTTGCCCTATTCAATCTGTCAGGTCCGACACATGGCCTACCAGATCTGTCTGGCAGTCAAGT TTCTTCATGACAATAAATTGACTCACACCGACCTGAAGCCTGAAAACATCCTGTTTGTCAACTCAGACTTTACAATGTCTTACAACGtggagaag AAGAGGGAAGAGAGGACGATAAAGAACACAGCAATACGTGTGGTGGATTTTGGAAGTGCCACTTTTGACCATGAGCATCACAGCACAATCGTGTCCACGCGGCATTACCGAGCGCCGGAGGTCATCCTGG AGTTGGGCTGGAGTCATCCCTGTGATGTCTGGAGCATCGGCTGCATCCTGTTTGAGTATTACCTCGGCTTCACCTTGTTTCAG ACTCACGACAACCGAGAGCACCTGGCCATGATGGAGCGAATCATGGGCCCCGTCCCCTCCAGAATGATCCGGAAGACACG GAAGCAGAAATATTTCTACCGCGGCCGACTGGACTGGGACGAGAGTTCCTCAGCAGGAAAATATGTCCGAGAAAACTGCAAACCTCTAAGA AGATACCTGCTGTCTGAGGCGGAGGAACACCACCAGCTGTTTGACCTCATCGAAAGCATGTTGGAGTATGAGCCCTCAAAACGTCTTGCACtcgctgactctctgactcaccccTTCTTTGAGAGCAGCGGATATGGAGAAGCCACGAGCAGCAAGAGCTGGGAGGGGAATCGCGACATCAGTCGGTGA